The region AACTGAAAAATCTCCATAAGAACATAAATGTTATTCAGGAGGATCTTGATTTTTTCAGTATTCCAGAGGAGAGATACGATCTTATACTGAACATTAACTATCTAAACAGAAGACTATTTCCACAGATAATAGAAGGACTTAAAAAAGATGGTGTTTTAATTTTTGAGACATTCCTTTTAGAAGATGATACCCAGATGAAAAAAGATTACCTTCTGAGGGAAAACGAGCTTCTTCACAGCTTCTTAAAACTCCATATATTATTCTATGAGGAAAAGAAAAAAAGAAAACCTACAGGTGAGATCTCCTACACAGCTTCACTTGTAGGGATAAAAAGGTGTTAAAGGGGGAATTTAAGATGGCTCTTGAGGATCTTTATAAAACGGATAAGGAGGAGATAAAGAAAAAGATAGAGAAAGGTCTTGAGGAGAAAAAAAGTGAGATAAAGAAAAGTCTTGAAAAAATACTTCCCCAGCCCGCAAAAAATATGCTCCAGACAGATGAGGGAACCTATGCTCTGATAGCCATAACTATAGTTCTGGTTCTGCTTTTAGCAAGGGCAGCAGGTATGGCGTTTAAACTTCTATCAAAACTTATATTTCTCATCTCACTTGCAGCTGCCGTTTATTTCTCTTATGTGTACTTCACAAATTACTGAAAGTTATAAACCACATCCCTATTCCTGATAAAAAAAGAGATATCCTTAAATCTTATAAACAGTCCTGTTTTATACTCCTTTAGATACACGCCATCCTTTTCATCAGAAGGGGTGATATAATCATCAAAACCATCAAAATATCTGTTTCTCTGAACAAAAAGATACCTTTTTCTACAGGCATATCTGTCCATAAGGATGTTTATCCTGTATCTCTCATTTTTCCAGTAAACAAAACATCTCCTGTCATCTGTGATCAGTATTATATCTGGTCTTTTAACACCTTTAAAACTGTAAACCCTGTATCCAACAATATCCGTTTTTGAGATATTAAGAAATACAAAAATAAGAATTATCACAGATATCAACTTCTTGTATATATTCATCCTTACCAGAATAAGAGCAGATAGTAAAGCTGTATACAGGAAAACTGACAGAAAAGAAGGGCTGTAGCCTGATGAAAAGAGATCAAAACTGTCAAATATCTCAGCTGTTTTTATAAAAAGTTTGCCAGAGATATTCATGATATAGATAAATGGCTCAATACTGAAAAATGTAAAAAGGTTTATAACAGAGAAGAAAAGGTAAGGATAAAGGAATATCATACCAGCAGGGGTGGAAATAACAGAGACAGGGGAAAACTTTCCAAAATGGTATATAACAACAGGCATAGTAAAAAGAACGGCGATTAGAGATATCATAAAGGCTGAGTAAACTACACTCCAGTATCTGTTCTTTCCTTCAAAAACTATATACCTGAGAGAGATCAGTATACCGAAGACAGCTATAAATGAAAGCTGAAAACTTGGTGAAAATATTGAGTATGGTGAGATAAGAACAACAATGAAAGCGACAAAAAACAGTATATTCATAGAGTTTATCTCTATGTATCTGAGTTTTGAGAGGATATACATAAGACCCATTATTGAAGCTCTTAAAACCGGTATATGGAGGCCTGTAAACAAAGGGTATATTGAAAGAACAAAAGCAGAAACTGTATAAACAGCTCTTTTACCGAGAAATGAAAATATGAAAAAAAGTATTGAAACTATAACGGCTATATGGAGACCTGATATTGCAAGTAGATGTGTCAGCCCTGAATCTATAAATATATTTTTAATATCCCTATCAAGAAAACCCTTTTCACCAAATATAAGTGCAAGGCCGAGTGAGAAAAGCTCATCATCCCCGGTTTTCTCCCTGAAGCTCATTACAGAAAATCTTTTAAAATCCCAGATGTATGAAAATATACCACCTCTACTTTCAACCTTCAAAAATCCATCAGTGGGATAAGCTGTGATCCTTTTACCGTCTGATACTAAAAAACCTAAAAAGGATATCCTGTAACTGTAGAATATATCTTCTGAAAATGGATCTTCAGTTTTTAAAACAACATTAATCTGCTCTCCCTTTATGGATCTGATATCAGAATCTGAAACCCTGCATCTGAAGTATATCCTGCTTCTCATATACTTTGGGACTGAAGAGATCTCACAGCTTATAAAAGCACCGTTCCTTTTAAAAGGTTTTAACTCAGAAACCTCAGATATAAAAATACCTGTCAGAAAGATAGAGATAAGAAATAAGATATAGCCTGTAATACCTCTGAACAGAACAGAAACAAAAAAGAGTACTGCAGGTAAAAAGATAGACAGAGTAATCCCGGTGAACTTATGAAAAATAACACCGGCTACAAGAAATATAAAGGGAAGTATAAAAGGGGCATACAAAATAAAACCATTTTTATTTTTAATTTAAGATCAGATCAAGGAAAGGGCAAAAAGCCCTTCAAAGATGATGAGTTCAGCATCAGCAGGAGATAAAAAGGGGCAAAAGCCCCATATATTAAAAGAGGAATCCAGCTTCAAATCCTATGAATGTTTTGTTGTCCTTTGGATTTCCTTTGTCATCAGCAAAAGCCTTCGCATCAGTTGAAACGTATGCGATCTCACATCTCACATATGTGTTATCTGTAGGCTTGTAAGTAGGCGTAACAGTTACTGAATAAGCAGAATCGCCTATACCACCGTATATCCCGCTTGTACCCTGGTTTACATACTCAAGTCTTACAGGTACAGTTATGTTAGCTGCAACTGCCGGGTTGAGGTATATCGCTATACCATATGCGGTATCATCCTGTCCGGCTGTTTTTGTTGCATCATCTTTCCAGTGGTAGTCAAGGTTAAGACCTACATCCATTCCAGCTAATGAGTACCCAAGAACAACATCTATAAGATTCTGTGTTGCATTTCCATCATAGTAAGAAACAGCATAATCTATTCCACCTACAGATCCTATAGACCCGATAGCTAAAGAATCACTCTGTCCGTATGTACCGTCCTGATTGTACTCAGCATAGACATCAATTCCTTCAGCTACAGAGTATGTAACCCTTGCACCTGGGTATGTAACAGGCTGTGCGTTCCACACCATACCGAATGTGTAGTTAAGATTGTCATAAGAGTGATAGAGTTCATAACCTATATTCGTTGTTAAGAGACCTGCATCTACAGTAAGACCTTCTACAGGATTTATAGAAACCCAGGCATATTTGACCTTAAACTTGTTTGTTGTTCTTCCAAGGAGACCATCCCATGTGTTAGACCCAAAATAACTTACAAATCCGATAGTTCCCTTGTCCTTTGATTTTAATCCGACGGAGAAGTTGGAAACTGTGAAATAGTCGTTGTTGTTTCCAG is a window of Persephonella marina EX-H1 DNA encoding:
- a CDS encoding ComEC/Rec2 family competence protein; translation: MYAPFILPFIFLVAGVIFHKFTGITLSIFLPAVLFFVSVLFRGITGYILFLISIFLTGIFISEVSELKPFKRNGAFISCEISSVPKYMRSRIYFRCRVSDSDIRSIKGEQINVVLKTEDPFSEDIFYSYRISFLGFLVSDGKRITAYPTDGFLKVESRGGIFSYIWDFKRFSVMSFREKTGDDELFSLGLALIFGEKGFLDRDIKNIFIDSGLTHLLAISGLHIAVIVSILFFIFSFLGKRAVYTVSAFVLSIYPLFTGLHIPVLRASIMGLMYILSKLRYIEINSMNILFFVAFIVVLISPYSIFSPSFQLSFIAVFGILISLRYIVFEGKNRYWSVVYSAFMISLIAVLFTMPVVIYHFGKFSPVSVISTPAGMIFLYPYLFFSVINLFTFFSIEPFIYIMNISGKLFIKTAEIFDSFDLFSSGYSPSFLSVFLYTALLSALILVRMNIYKKLISVIILIFVFLNISKTDIVGYRVYSFKGVKRPDIILITDDRRCFVYWKNERYRINILMDRYACRKRYLFVQRNRYFDGFDDYITPSDEKDGVYLKEYKTGLFIRFKDISFFIRNRDVVYNFQ
- a CDS encoding outer membrane beta-barrel protein, encoding MRRFLGSLAAAGLLAGAASAGSITVANSNIEMSGAVTAGYFYVTNEGAGNNNDYFTVSNFSVGLKSKDKGTIGFVSYFGSNTWDGLLGRTTNKFKVKYAWVSINPVEGLTVDAGLLTTNIGYELYHSYDNLNYTFGMVWNAQPVTYPGARVTYSVAEGIDVYAEYNQDGTYGQSDSLAIGSIGSVGGIDYAVSYYDGNATQNLIDVVLGYSLAGMDVGLNLDYHWKDDATKTAGQDDTAYGIAIYLNPAVAANITVPVRLEYVNQGTSGIYGGIGDSAYSVTVTPTYKPTDNTYVRCEIAYVSTDAKAFADDKGNPKDNKTFIGFEAGFLF
- a CDS encoding class I SAM-dependent methyltransferase, yielding MEADREKWNRRYTEEEFPWKEPSQILKKFYRLSRKGKALDIAAGLGRNSLFLAEKGFEVDAVELSDVAVEKLKNLHKNINVIQEDLDFFSIPEERYDLILNINYLNRRLFPQIIEGLKKDGVLIFETFLLEDDTQMKKDYLLRENELLHSFLKLHILFYEEKKKRKPTGEISYTASLVGIKRC